In a genomic window of Physeter macrocephalus isolate SW-GA chromosome 14, ASM283717v5, whole genome shotgun sequence:
- the SAMD10 gene encoding sterile alpha motif domain-containing protein 10, which yields MWTHHPAVTFSSARRKPSPAPAVGPGGGPRPISTWNSDVGAGKKGRTDRQTESPPPARAGNGRGPAGPGQSQPVSAAGQRPSLQRTPGGAAGTRCLRRRGQAAQPQGSPHRTESPRTLGPRFLTATAHFSFCRALLEHTVSAESIPCPLPRTPGTSLTWHDSRSQRAAGGRQVKLLQQPGTEAPQGRLYSDHDGLYHTSPSLGGLTRPVVLWSQQDVCKWLKKHCPHNYLVYVEAFSQHAITGRALLRLNAEKLQRMGLAQEAQRQEVLQQLLRLQVREEGRSLQLLSQGQWEEPGMP from the exons ATGTGGACG CACCACCCTGCGGTCACCTTTTCCTCCGCGCGGAGAAAACCTTCCCCGGCCCCTGCAGTGGGGCCCGGAGGGGGTCCCCGCCCCATTTCCACCTGGAATTCTGACGTTGGGGCTGGAAAGAAGGGACGGACCGACAGACAGACGGAGAGCCCTCCCCCAGCGCGGGCAGGAAATGGGCGGGGCCCGGCTGGCCCAGGACAG TCACAGCCAGTGAGCGCAGCAGGACAGAGGCCAAGCCTCCAACGAACGCCAGGTGGGGCTGCAGGGACCAGGTGCCTTCGACGACGTGGGCAGGCAGCCCAGCCACAGGGGTCTCCCCACCGCACAGAGTCTCCCAGGACGCTGGGGCCGCGTTTCCTCACAG CCACTGCCCACTTCAGCTTCTGCCGGGCCCTCCTGGAGCACACGGTGTCGGCCGAGAGcatcccctgccccctgcctcggACCCCGGGCACCAGCCTCACGTGGCACGACTCCCGCAGCCAGAGGGCAGCTGGCGGCCGGCAGGTCAAGCTCCTTCAGCAGCCCGGCACCGAGGCCCCCCAG GGCCGGCTGTACTCTGACCACGATGGCCTGTACCACACGAGCCCCTCCCTGGGTGGCCTGACAAGGCCCGTGGTCCTGTGGAGTCAGCAGGACGTCTGCAAGTGGCTCAAGAAGCACTGTCCCCACAACTACCTCGTCTACGTGGAGGCCTTCTCCCAGCACGCCATCACCG gccggGCACTGCTGCGGCTGAACGCGGAGAAGCTGCAACGGATGGGGCTGGCGCAGGAGGCGCAGCGGCAGGAggtgctgcagcagctgctgcgCCTGCAGGTGCGCGAGGAGGGGCGGAGCCTGCAGCTGCTCAGCCAAGGTCAGTGGGAGGAGCCAGGAATGCCC